In the Malus domestica chromosome 16, GDT2T_hap1 genome, one interval contains:
- the LOC103403088 gene encoding uncharacterized protein, giving the protein MNPRRASIGMSPEALSASGRGSEKMSLPALQSKMKCDPEGYLQELQLVYNQFKSAVDLFEKQLEMGFTSVSGVGNDPAVAKDLGDRAMFLAHVTPFYPTQMAHFPVELSQFLCSTARKLPSGLRLHVTQALILLMNRKMVDLGDTIAMFMELQTYGDKPLRKLAFSHVVHSIKRMNQKHKNEAKNRALQNVVFEMLRQEDETKAKRALITLRELHQRKQWFDERTANAICIACFHPSSRIMIACLSFLLDYEKFEDGDSDASSSEDEGPHTSQVVLNRESIYKAHHQGTIASKKKKKAKLQRAMRSMKKQQRLSSEKTNSNYHTPLNHLQDPQGFAEKLFSRLQTCNERFEVKMMMLKVIARTIGLHRLILLNFYPFLQKYIQPHQRNVTSLLAAAVQACHDMVPPDAVQPLFKQLVNQFVHDRSRPEAIAVGLNVTRELCLRIPLLMTEELLQDLALYKKSHEKAVSIAARSLISLFREICPSLLIKKDRGRPTNPKAKPKAYGEVSVLSNVPGVELLEEDDGNEDSDDADEHSFSGTDDDDKDNDLDLDRDEMVAFSDDDDNHMDNSDSGSEDDGIEEDAVVAEDEDGDDSIDDNDSDVNGSEDEDDDEDEEEEENEEEESDNDDAKGSGHGVKDNKAKKRKFADFDKQLNHAESSLRALKRLAKENMEPASLDSADGFLSNEDFQRIKELKAKKEAQIALTRQGLLKKGADAKSPAFKIPSSSEMSSKRVDPAKLEVHVKKRMSKEERLALVRAGREERGKYQARAAIKQKKTGGMSNKQKEHKKQMPMAAKRAKVAKSRVDKRKQQQRSGKQFRGKKAWK; this is encoded by the exons ATGAATCCTCGCCGCGCCAGCATTGGAATGTCGCCGGAGGCACTCTCGGCGTCGGGTCGGGGCTCCGAGAAGATGAGCTTGCCCGCGCTTCAGTCGAAGATGAAGTGCGACCCGGAAGGGTACTTGCAGGAGCTCCAGCTGGTGTATAACCAATTCAAGTCCGCCGTGGATCTCTTCGAAAAACAATTAGAGATGGGGTTCACGTCCGTCAGCGGCGTCGGCAACGACCCGGCCGTCGCGAAGGACCTTGGCGACCGGGCGATGTTCTTGGCTCACGTCACCCCCTTTTACCCGACCCAGATGGCCCATTTCCCCGTCGAGCTCTCCCAGTTTCTCTGCTCCACCGCCCGAAAACTCCCCTCGGGGCTCCGGCTGCATGTCACCCAAGCTCTCATTCTTCTCATGAATCGAAAG ATGGTTGATTTGGGAGACACTATAGCCATGTTCATGGAGCTGCAGACGTATGGGGATAAGCCTTTGAGAAAGCTGGCATTTTCTCATGTGGTTCATAGCATAAAGCGAATGAATCAGAAGCATAAGAACGAAGCAAAGAATCGGGcacttcaaaatgttgtttttgaGATGCTACGG CAAGAGGATGAAACAAAAGCAAAGAGGGCGCTTATCACGCTACGAGAGCTTCACCAGAGAAAGCAGTGGTTTGATGAAAGAACAGCAAATGCGATTTGTATTGCGTGCTTTCATCCATCTTCAAG GATAATGATTGCTTGCCTCTCATTTCTGCTTGATTACGAGAAGTTTGAAGATGGTGATAGTGATGCATCAAGTAGCGAAGATGAAGGTCCTCACACATCTCAAGTAGTCCTTAATAGAGAGTCTATTTATAAG GCACACCATCAAGGTACAATTGctagcaaaaagaaaaagaaagcaaaactgCAGCGTGCCATGCGTAGTATGAAAAAACAGCAGCGCCTATCATCAGAAAAAACTAATTCAAATTATCATACGCCACTTAACCATTTGCAAGATCCACAG GGATTTGCTGAGAAACTATTCTCCCGCCTTCAAACCTGCAATGAACGATTTGAG GTCAAGATGATGATGTTGAAAGTAATTGCCCGCACGATTGGGCTTCACcgcttgattttgttgaacttttATCCTTTCCTTCAGAAATATATTCAG CCTCACCAACGCAATGTCACAAGTTTACTTGCTGCAGCAGTTCAGGCTTGCCATGATATG GTTCCTCCTGATGCCGTTCAACCACTGTTCAAACAACTAGTGAATCAATTTGTACATGATCGCTCACGTCCAGAG GCCATAGCTGTTGGACTGAATGTAACAAGGGAGTTATGTTTACGGATTCCATTG TTGATGACCGAAGAGTTGCTGCAAGATCTTGCATTATATAAGAAATCACATGAGAAAGCAGTTTCAATAGCAGCGCGCTCACTTATCAGTTTATTCAgagag ATTTGCCCCTCACTGTTGATTAAGAAGGACCGTGGACGCCCCACTAACCCCAAGGCAAAACCAAAAGCTTATGGAGAAGTCAGTGTACTCAGCAATGTTCCTGGTGTTGAACTGCTAGAAGAAGATGATGGCAATGAGGACAGTGATGATGCTGATGAACATTCATTCAGCGGcactgatgatgatgataaagaTAATGATCTTGATCTTGATCGCGATGAGATGGTTGCTttcagtgatgatgatgacaacCATATGGACAACAGTGACAGTGGAAGCGAAGATGATGGAATAGAAGAGGATGCCGTGGTAgctgaagatgaagatggtgaTGATAGTATAGATGATAATGACAGTGATGTCAATGGGAGTGAGGATGAGGATGACGAtgaagatgaggaagaagaagagaatgagGAGGAAGAATCTGACAACGATGATGCCAAAGGTAGTGGACATGGAGTAAAAGACAACAAAGCAAAAAAGAGGAAGTTTGCCGATTTTGATAAACAACTTAATCATGCTGAAtcaagtcttcgggctttgaagAGATTGGCCAAAGAGAATATGGAGCCTGCTTCACTGGACTCAGCTGATGGTTTTCTTTCTAATGAGGACTTCCAGAGGATTAAGGAGTTAAag GCAAAGAAGGAAGCCCAAATTGCTTTGACTCGGCAGGGATTATTGAAGAAGGGCGCAGACGCCAAGTCACCCGCATTCAAGATTCCCAGCTCATCTGAAATGAGCAGTAAGCGAGTAGATCCTGCAAAGCTTGAA GTCCACGTAAAGAAAAGGATGAGCAAGGAGGAGAGATTGGCATTAGTGAGAGCAGGGCGGGAGGAGAGAGGGAAGTACCAGGCTCGAGCCGCCATAAAACAGAAGAAG ACGGGAGGTATGAGCAACAAGCAGAAGGAGCACAAAAAGCAAATGCCTATGGCTGCAAAGAGGGCAAAGGTTGCTAAATCTCGCGTGGATAAAAGGAAGCAGCAGCAGCGATCTGGCAAACAATTCCGAGGGAAGAAGGCATGGAAATGA
- the LOC103403089 gene encoding protein terminal ear1, protein MADTGSLRFPGNLDPGAQEFRPSNPNRHPNQIPIFGPPPPLPQLLPLSPSPHQVYYPYPPPPISEVVPYAPFSAPATYVSAAATVCAPLPPPTAAATRAVLLSGVPSDVSEGTVRREMEGFGEVRWVQMDRACDGIVTVHFYDLRHAERALREIRQQHMQLEDRIRNHYAALSFATATSAPPLSIFPLPFPPGRGLIAGQAVWAQCVIPALKAVPDGHNQGTIVIFNLDPAVTSSLKDIFQAFGAVKELRETPSKKHQKFIEFFDVRDAARALEEMNGKEINGKSVVIEFSRPGGHSRKYLNAAAHTAPTLLSPRNAIGPPQPAELAVKFSRRSNSFSLATPPPRLCTSSSQVQFSSSRNNNRSNNSSSSKGIVISRNNVESKMAGLNLDGIQEKRCSSSKKMSCENSESLQAILTRPKQPRSSRGKKGRQAKKFDSKFLIKEEAISESTSGETRTTVMIKNIPNKYSQKLLLNMLDNHCIHFNEQIISDGDHGGGDDEKQPFSSYDFVYLPIDFNNKCNVGYGFVNMTSPEATWRLYKAFHHQHWEVFNSRKICEVTYARVQGLEALKEHFKNSKFPCEMEHYLPVVFSPPRDGKQLTEPLPIVGVGAQNNNKTHSSTTTSSSCSSSISHLLPPPHHHDIDYDAPLSACDTDEDSNRNAGIMADDDDERCR, encoded by the exons ATGGCAGATACCGGCTCTCTACGTTTTCCGGGAAATCTGGACCCCGGAGCCCAGGAGTTCAGACCCAGTAACCCAAATCGGCACCCCAACCAAATACCCATTTTTGGGCCTCCTCCGCCGCTGCCACAACTCCTACCACTTTCTCCGTCTCCCCACCAGGTTTACTATCCCTACCCACCACCGCCAATCAGCGAAGTTGTCCCGTACGCGCCGTTCTCCGCACCGGCCACATACGTTAGCGCGGCGGCTACTGTATGCGCACCGTTGCCGCCTCCGACAGCGGCGGCGACGAGGGCAGTGCTTTTGAGCGGAGTGCCGAGTGACGTCAGCGAGGGGACTGTGAGGAGGGAGATGGAGGGGTTCGGGGAGGTGAGGTGGGTGCAGATGGACAGGGCGTGCGACGGGATCGTGACCGTCCACTTCTACGATCTCAGGCATGCAGAGAGGGCGTTGCGCGAGATTCGGCAGCAGCACATGCAGCTGGAAGACAGGATTCGCAACCACTACGCCGCCTTGTCGTTCGCGACGGCTACATCAGCTCCGCCACTTTCTATTTTCCCGCTTCCGTTTCCTCCTGGTCGCGGGCTCATCGCCGGGCAGGCCGTGTGGGCCCAGTGCGTCATTCCGGCCTTGAAAGCCGTCCCGGACGGCCACAACCAGGGCACAATCGTCATTTTCAATTTGGACCCGGCCGTCACCTCCTCTTTGAAAGATATATTCCAAGCTTTTG GTGCTGTAAAGGAATTGAGAGAGACGCCCTCGAAAAAGCACCAAAAGTTCATCGAGTTCTTCGACGTCAGAGACGCAGCGAGAGCTCTCGAGGAGATGAACGGCAAAGAAATCAACGGAAAATCAGTTGTCATTGAATTTAGTCGGCCTGGCGGTCACAGTAGGAAATACTTGAATGCGGCGGCTCACACTGCCCCCACTCTACTCTCGCCTCGCAATGCCATTGGACCACCGCAGCCGGCGGAATTGGCTGTAAAATTCTCTAGACGCTCCAACAGTTTTAGCTTGGCGACGCCGCCGCCTCGTTTGTGTACATCCTCATCACAAGTGCAGTTTTCGTCGAGTAGGAATAATAATAGATCAAATAATTCTAGCAGCAGCAAGGGAATAGTAATTAGCAGAAACAATGTTGAATCTAAAATGGCGGGtttgaatttggatggaattCAAGAGAAGAGGTGTTCTTCTTCGAAGAAGATGAGTTGCGAGAACTCGGAGAGCCTGCAGGCCATTCTAACGAGGCCGAAGCAGCCGAGGAGCAGTAGGGGGAAGAAGGGAAGACAAGCGAAGAAGTtcgattcaaaatttttaataaaagaagAAGCTATATCCGAATCCACCAGCGGAGAAACCAGAACCACCGTCATGATCAAGAACATACCCAATAAGTACAG TCAGAAGCTGCTGTTGAACATGCTGGACAACCACTGTATTCACTTCAACGAGCAGATTATTAGCGACGGCGAtcatggtggtggtgatgatgaAAAGCAGCCCTTCTCCTCCTACGATTTCGTTTATCTTCCCATTGATTTCAA TAACAAGTGCAATGTGGGATATGGATTCGTGAACATGACATCCCCGGAGGCAACATGGAGGCTGTACAAGGCATTTCACCATCAACATTGGGAAGTCTTCAATTCCAGGAAAATATGCGAAGTCACATACGCTCGAGTTCAG GGATTGGAGGCGTTGAAGGAGCATTTCAAGAACTCGAAGTTCCCGTGCGAGATGGAGCACTACCTGCCAGTGGTGTTTTCCCCGCCTCGGGACGGGAAGCAACTGACCGAACCACTTCCCATTGTTGGCGTTGGCGCccagaataataataaaacgCACTCCTCCACCACCACTTCCTCCTCCTGCAGCTCCTCCATTTCTCATCTGCTCCCGCCACCTCACCATCACGATATTGATTACGACGCGCCTCTGTCCGCGTGTGATACGGACGAGGACAGCAACCGGAACGCCGGCATCATGGCGGACGATGATGACGAACGATGCCGCTAG